The Sphingobacterium lactis sequence TCCGGAAGTTATTCCTTTGCTCGAGCATTCCTGGGAATCGTCCTTCGATCCTGTATCGCAAAGTAGAATTGAGAATATCATTCACAAGATCCAATACGACCAGGTGAAGAACGACCTGCAGTTATGGAAATTGAACAATACGGAGGATCTGTTGGAAGGCTTATTGATCATCAACAGATACCAGTACCCGAACATGAACGAGGAACAGGTGTATTACCAACTTGCCGAGCTGCGCCGGAATGCCTGGTACCACCTGATGTATGATATGAGTCCGGTGGAGAAAGTGAAATTGCTCAACAATATCCTATTCCGGGAATTTGGGTTATCGGGCAATACGAGCAACTACCATGATCCGCAGAATTCCTTTATCCAGAAGGTATTGGAGAGCAAGAAAGGGAATCCGATCAGTCTGGCTTGCATCTACGCCTTGGTGGCTGAGAAATTGGACATCCCGATCTATGGGGTGAACCTCCCGAAACACTTTGTGCTGGCCTATGTGGATGGCGAACAACACGACAAAGTCCTATTCTACATCAACGTGTTCAACCGGGGACAGATTATGCGCGAGGAGGATATCTATGCATTCCTTCGCCAACTGAACCTCCCCCTTTCCGATCAATACACCCTCCCCTGCGATAATGTCTCCATTATCAAACGGGTATTGAGGAACCTGATCGCAGCCTATGAACATGTTGACAACGCAGAGAAGAAACTGGAAGTAGAGACCTTACTGTCCCTAATAGAAGAAGAGGAGCTGTCGTAAAAACAGCTCCTCTTCTTCCATATCGTATCTTGATAATTTCTTGCAGAATTTCCCTTATTGCCGGGCATCCAGTGAAAGACTGATCGGTGTATAATTTCCGGGGGAGACGAACTCCTTATCCGGTTTGACATCGCCAGTATCGGTCTTCTTGAAACGATAGACCTTCTTGGAAACCGCGTCAGCAACGAACAGATAATCGCTATCCTTACGGAAATCCAAATCCACATCTACGGGTTGCTTCAATCCTGTCGAAGCTCCTGTAATAATGCGTGTAGGGGTGATATTGCCTGTTGATTTTGCCATTTCGGAGAAATTGTCAAAGATCAAAATCCGTCCGACTGAACTCGCGCCCGTACCGGTAAAATCCGCCACTGCCAACATATTATTCACCGTGTCGATCGACATGCCGCGGATATTTTCCGAGCCTGGGATCGTCAAGATGATATCCGGTTTCACATTCGGCACCAAGGTATCCCGTTGGATGACCATATTGTTATAAATGTCTATTCCACCATCTTTATCTGTACGGCTTAGGTACATCTTGCTCTGCACGATCGCTGCGTCCCAAACGGGGCGGTTGTCAGCAATCTGGAAATTCTGGGAGGTCTTTGCATAATTCCTGATACCCCGTGGCAAATTGAACACATAGACGAACGAACTGTCAGGAGATACGCGAACGGCATATAGCTTATCCAAACTCGGATGGTATACCAAGCCACGCACTCCATTAAGGCGCGCATTGGCGATGTTTCCGGATGGGCTGAGCGCTCCATAATCACCTACCCTCAACGAATAGATGGTGGTATCTGCCTGGGTTGTATTCAGAGATGCCTGAAAAATGGTCCTTGCCGAGGGGTGAAACAGGATGGTGGAACCGCCCTGTACATTAGATTGATACCCTTGCGCAAAAGCACCTGCACCCAATTCTATAGAATCCGCCGCCGTAATGACATATAAATTCTTCAATTTGGGTCTTTGGGGATCCCGTTCGAATTCCGAATAGGAAATATAAAGTCTGGAAATGTCTCTGTTCACGATCGGTTCATCGTCATCACGTTTGCATGATGAGGACGCGACCAATGTCAATAAAGCGAGTAGCGTATAGAGGTACCTGAACGTCATGTATTTCTAATTTTATTACAAATGTATAAAATAATCCAGATGCATGGAGGTCTAGGGGCGTCAAAGATTGTTAAAGTTGATTAAATAAACGTTTTTGTGTAAAATTGCAGAATAGATTTGAATACGATGGAGAACAACGAATTTGAAAGGGAACAGTTGGAGTTGCCAAACGCAGGGAAGAAGCTTTTGCTTCACTCCTGTTGTGCGCCCTGTTCCGGGGAGGTGATGGAAGCATTGATCGCATCGAACATAGATTTCACGATCTATTTCTATAACCCGAACATCCACCCACGCAAGGAATATGACCTGCGCAAGGAGGAGAACATCCGTTTTGCGGAGAAGCACAATATCCCATTTATCGATGCGGATTACGATGTGGACCATTGGTTTGAGTTGGCCAAGGGCATGGAGCATGAACCGGAGCGGGGCATCCGCTGTACGATGTGCTTTGACATGCGCTTCGAGAAGACCGCTGAATATGCTGCAGCAAATGGATTTGATGTGATCTCGAGTTCCTTGGGTATTTCCCGTTGGAAAACGATGTCCCAGATCAACGATTGCGGTGTGCGCGCAGCTTCCCGATACCCGAACATGGAGTACTGGACCTTCAACTGGCGCAAAAAGGGTGGCTCGGCACGGATGCTGGAAATCAGCAAGCGCGAACGCTTCTACATGCAGGAATATTGTGGCTGTGCATACTCCCTACGGGACACCAATAAATGGCGCATGGCGAACGATCGCCCGAAAATTGAATTAGGTAAAAATTATTACGAATAGCAAAGTGCGATTTTTTAAAAATAAATTTCATTTATAGTTTATTAATCGTTACTTTTGCAGGCTCAAATGCAAGATTGTGAAGTATCTAAAAAAATACAGAATACCCTTTTCAGGTCTTTCAACAGGTAAACACAGTTTTGATTTTGAAATCGATGAGAAGTTCTTTGCTTGTTACGAACATTCCCTGATAAAGGAGGGAAACCTGAAAGCGGTCGTTGACCTACAGAAACAGGAGAATATGTTGATTGCAACTTTCGACATCCAAGGTACCATTCAGTTGACCTGTGATGTTTGCCTATCAACCTTTGATTCCCCGGTTCACCTGCAGGAGCGTGCCTTGGTAAAATTCAGCGACGAAGATTGGGACAATGACACCGATGAGGTGATCACGCTTTCCAAGAACGACTATGAACTGGACATTGCCCCATTACTCTACGAGTACATCAATGTGGCAGTACCTCCATATCCGAAGTGCAGCGAAAATGGCGACGGCATTAGCTGTGACCCGGAGATGTTAGACAGGATTCAAAACGAAGAAGTTTCATCAGACCTGGACAGTGAAGAGAACATTGATCCACGTTGGGAAGCATTGAAAAATATTAAAAATAACTAAAACAAAAGATACGAGATGGCACATCCAAAACGTAAGACTTCTAAATCTAGAAGAGACAAGAGAAGAACACACTATAAAGCTGAACTTCCTAGCTTAACTGTTTGTAAAGAAACTGGCGCGGTTCACAGACCACACCACGCATACACAGTAGATGGTAACTTATTCTACAACGGTAAATTAATTATCGAGAACACCGCTGCTGTCTAACGACATCTTTATTGGAAACATCCCAAAAAAGTATAATATTTTATATTATAGCTTTCACTTGGGATGTTTTTTGCGTATTATTGAATAATATAAATAATAACGAATGAAGATTGGATTAGACGTGTTGGGGGGAGATTTTGCACCGGATTCGAATATCAAAGGCGCAATTGAAGCCCAGAAACAGCTGGAAGATTCACAACGAATCGTTCTATTTGGCGATGAAGAAGCCAATAGAAAGGCCATTGCCGCCGCCGCTGGTGACCCCTCCAAATTTGATTACGTTCATGCCCCTGAAAACATCAGCATGCATGAGCACCCTACAAAAGCAATCACGCAAAAGCCAAATTCCTCCATTGCAAAGGGATTTGAGCTGTTAAAATCGGGAGAAATCGACTCCTTTTCTTCTGCCGGAAATACCGGTGCCATGTTAGTTGGCGCCATGTTCAGCGTGAAGACCGTACCTGGTGTACTGCGTCCGGCTATTGCCACCAATGTCCCTAAGCTGAAAGACGGCTTCGGAATCCTATTGGATGTCGGTGCCAATGCAGACTGTAAACCTGAAATGCTCAACCAATTTGCAATTTTGGGAAGTATCTATGCCGAACATGTATACGGTATCCAATCCCCAAAAGTGGGCCTGCTCAACATTGGTGAAGAAGAAGAAAAAGGCAACAACCTAACCGTTGCTACCTATCCCCTATTGAAAGAGAACACCAAAATCAACTTTATCGGAAATGCTGAAGGTCGTGATTTATTCAGTGACCATGCGGATGTTATGGTATGTGATGGCTATACCGGGAATGTGGTACTCAAACTTGCGGAGTCATTTTATGTTGTTACACTAAAGAAAGGTTTCAAAGACCAGTTCTTCGATCGGTTCAACTATGAGCAGTACGGTGGAAGTCCGATCCTCGGTGTGAATGCACCGGTAATCATCGGCCACGGTATCTCAACCCCTGAAGCAATCAAGAATATGGTCCTATTGTCAAGAGATATGATCTCCTCAAATTTCATTGATCGGATCAAATCAGCATTTAACTAAATAATATGTCAAAAATTCACGCAGCTATCACTGCAGTAAATGGTTACGTTCCTGACTATATCCTGACCAACAAAGAGTTGGAAACCATGGTGGAAACCAATGATGAATGGATTGTTACCCGTACTGGTATTTCAGAAAGAAGAATCCTGAAAGATCCCACAAAGGCAACTTCCGACTTGGCGGTTCCCGCAGTTAAGGGCCTCTTGGAAAAAAGAGGAATTGCTGCCGAGGAAATCGACCTGATTATTTTCTGTACCAGTACCCCTGACATGCTGTTCCCTGCGACTGCAAATATCCTTGCCGACAAAGTCGGTGCGATCAATGCTTGGGGATTTGACCTTCAGGCTGCATGTTCTGGATTTTTATTCGGATTGACAACAGGTACTCAATTTATTGAGTCCGGAAAACATAAGAAAGTTTTGGTAGTGGGCGGCGACAAGATGTCGTCCGTTGTAAACTACAAAGACCGCAACACCTGTATCCTCTTTGGGGATGGTTGTGGTGCCGTGCTTTTGGAACCAAACGACGAAGGCAACGGTGTGATTGATTCTTTATTGAAAACAGATGGTTCTGGTGGTCAATACCTGAACATTAAAGGCGGTGGTTCTTTACATCCGGCATCCCACGAAACGGTGGACGCTGGGTTGCACTATGCCTACCAAGAAGGGCGTACCGTATTTAAGTTCGCCGTAACCAATATGGCCGATGTTGCTGCCGAAGTGATGGAGCGCAACAACCTGACCTCCGAATCGGTGGATTGGTTGGTACCACACCAAGCCAACAAGCGCATCATCGATGCAACTGCTGAACGCGCAGGATTGCCTGAGGAAAAAGTAATGGTGAACATTCAGAAGTATGGAAATACCACGAGTGCCACGATTCCACTGTGTCTGTGGGAATGGGAAGACAAGCTGAAAAAAGGCGATAACTTGATATTAGCGGCTTTTGGTGGCGGTTTTACCTGGGGTTCTATTTATTTAAAATGGGCCTACTAATCCACAGGATTTTATTACCTTTATAGCTAACATTTTTTTAAAATATTAAACAAACCTACTAGCATATGAGTATGGATATTAAACAGATTCAAGATCTGATCAAATTCGTTTCTAAATCAGGCGTGAATGAAGTATCAATCGAGGAGAAAGATTTCAAGATTACGATAAAGACAAACCAAGAGCCTACTTATGTTACGGCTACGGTTCCAGCTCCACAGGTTGTTCAAGCGGCTGCACCTCAAGCTGCGGCGCCAGCAGCACCAGCAGCGGCAAGTCCAGCTCCAGCAGCACCTGCTGCCGATGACAGCTCAAAATATATCACGATCAAATCTCCGATTATCGGTACATTCTACCGTTCTCCAGGTCCAGATAAACCATCATTCGTTAACGTAGGTGATGAAATCACTTCCGGAAAGGTTATTTGTATTGTGGAAGCCATGAAATTATTCAACGAAATCGAAGCGGAAGTATCCGGTAAGATCGTGAAGATTCTTGTGGAAGACTCCCAGCCTGTAGAATACGACCAACCTTTATTCTTGGTTGACCCTAGCTAATCCCGGACTGTAGTCCCGATTATTTAGTGCCCAACGATAAAGTGTTACATCATACAGAA is a genomic window containing:
- a CDS encoding transglutaminase-like domain-containing protein; its protein translation is MNEKEIKALIYLLDDPDREIFLEIEHKLITCGPEVIPLLEHSWESSFDPVSQSRIENIIHKIQYDQVKNDLQLWKLNNTEDLLEGLLIINRYQYPNMNEEQVYYQLAELRRNAWYHLMYDMSPVEKVKLLNNILFREFGLSGNTSNYHDPQNSFIQKVLESKKGNPISLACIYALVAEKLDIPIYGVNLPKHFVLAYVDGEQHDKVLFYINVFNRGQIMREEDIYAFLRQLNLPLSDQYTLPCDNVSIIKRVLRNLIAAYEHVDNAEKKLEVETLLSLIEEEELS
- a CDS encoding epoxyqueuosine reductase QueH, with translation MENNEFEREQLELPNAGKKLLLHSCCAPCSGEVMEALIASNIDFTIYFYNPNIHPRKEYDLRKEENIRFAEKHNIPFIDADYDVDHWFELAKGMEHEPERGIRCTMCFDMRFEKTAEYAAANGFDVISSSLGISRWKTMSQINDCGVRAASRYPNMEYWTFNWRKKGGSARMLEISKRERFYMQEYCGCAYSLRDTNKWRMANDRPKIELGKNYYE
- a CDS encoding YceD family protein — protein: MKYLKKYRIPFSGLSTGKHSFDFEIDEKFFACYEHSLIKEGNLKAVVDLQKQENMLIATFDIQGTIQLTCDVCLSTFDSPVHLQERALVKFSDEDWDNDTDEVITLSKNDYELDIAPLLYEYINVAVPPYPKCSENGDGISCDPEMLDRIQNEEVSSDLDSEENIDPRWEALKNIKNN
- the rpmF gene encoding 50S ribosomal protein L32, with amino-acid sequence MAHPKRKTSKSRRDKRRTHYKAELPSLTVCKETGAVHRPHHAYTVDGNLFYNGKLIIENTAAV
- the plsX gene encoding phosphate acyltransferase PlsX, which codes for MKIGLDVLGGDFAPDSNIKGAIEAQKQLEDSQRIVLFGDEEANRKAIAAAAGDPSKFDYVHAPENISMHEHPTKAITQKPNSSIAKGFELLKSGEIDSFSSAGNTGAMLVGAMFSVKTVPGVLRPAIATNVPKLKDGFGILLDVGANADCKPEMLNQFAILGSIYAEHVYGIQSPKVGLLNIGEEEEKGNNLTVATYPLLKENTKINFIGNAEGRDLFSDHADVMVCDGYTGNVVLKLAESFYVVTLKKGFKDQFFDRFNYEQYGGSPILGVNAPVIIGHGISTPEAIKNMVLLSRDMISSNFIDRIKSAFN
- a CDS encoding beta-ketoacyl-ACP synthase III: MSKIHAAITAVNGYVPDYILTNKELETMVETNDEWIVTRTGISERRILKDPTKATSDLAVPAVKGLLEKRGIAAEEIDLIIFCTSTPDMLFPATANILADKVGAINAWGFDLQAACSGFLFGLTTGTQFIESGKHKKVLVVGGDKMSSVVNYKDRNTCILFGDGCGAVLLEPNDEGNGVIDSLLKTDGSGGQYLNIKGGGSLHPASHETVDAGLHYAYQEGRTVFKFAVTNMADVAAEVMERNNLTSESVDWLVPHQANKRIIDATAERAGLPEEKVMVNIQKYGNTTSATIPLCLWEWEDKLKKGDNLILAAFGGGFTWGSIYLKWAY
- the accB gene encoding acetyl-CoA carboxylase biotin carboxyl carrier protein, whose amino-acid sequence is MSMDIKQIQDLIKFVSKSGVNEVSIEEKDFKITIKTNQEPTYVTATVPAPQVVQAAAPQAAAPAAPAAASPAPAAPAADDSSKYITIKSPIIGTFYRSPGPDKPSFVNVGDEITSGKVICIVEAMKLFNEIEAEVSGKIVKILVEDSQPVEYDQPLFLVDPS